Sequence from the Candidatus Wallbacteria bacterium genome:
GAATCCTGATGATGTGCCCGGTCCTGCTGTTGACAAACGCCACCCTTGATCCGGCTGTCTTTCCTGTCGCAACCTCCGTATACCCGAATGCTTTAAGAAGTCTGGACAATTCCTGAAAAGTGAAATCTTTCGGCATCGATAAAAACCGTTTCAAAAGTTTCTCCGTTTTACTCATTGGTAGAACGCTGGTGCGGTGACGGATTATTCCGCTCCGTTCCCAGCCCCCCCTTTCAAACCGTGCGTGCGGATTTCCCGCACACGGCTTACCGATGGTCTTCCTTGTGTCGCATGCGTTGGG
This genomic interval carries:
- a CDS encoding type II toxin-antitoxin system HicA family toxin, whose product is MSKTEKLLKRFLSMPKDFTFQELSRLLKAFGYTEVATGKTAGSRVAFVNSRTGHIIRIHKPHPHKELKQYQLDFIIDALKQMEVIK